A region from the Natronorubrum halophilum genome encodes:
- a CDS encoding DUF5813 family protein yields the protein MTELPGLVERELETHDAFESTDDASYDLTTTVFETAVTAVEAEGKRDGRFHVTVTLPTLDAAVANEAVAAAVEDGWFETLERRLEDVFTVARTGTHEEPAIDRDTNTVTVTLEYVAWDAAEGVEDAKALVEYVEGTFAQGIVPGYEYRGEAAALLDNAQNRGQQAADGDRGGMPM from the coding sequence ATGACCGAACTCCCAGGGCTCGTCGAGCGCGAACTCGAGACCCACGACGCCTTCGAGTCGACCGACGACGCCAGCTACGACCTCACGACGACAGTCTTCGAGACGGCAGTCACCGCGGTCGAGGCGGAGGGAAAGCGGGACGGGCGGTTTCACGTTACCGTAACCCTCCCGACGCTCGATGCCGCCGTCGCGAACGAGGCCGTCGCCGCAGCCGTCGAAGACGGCTGGTTCGAGACCCTCGAGCGACGACTCGAGGACGTGTTTACCGTCGCCCGCACGGGAACGCACGAGGAACCCGCCATCGACCGGGATACGAACACCGTCACGGTGACCCTCGAGTACGTCGCCTGGGACGCGGCCGAGGGCGTCGAGGACGCGAAGGCGCTCGTCGAGTACGTCGAGGGAACCTTCGCCCAGGGGATCGTCCCCGGCTACGAGTATCGCGGCGAAGCGGCGGCGCTACTCGACAACGCCCAAAACCGCGGCCAACAGGCGGCAGACGGAGACCGTGGCGGGATGCCGATGTAA
- a CDS encoding Lrp/AsnC ligand binding domain-containing protein yields the protein MVHAFIMIKTAAGESEGLLAAIRDLESVSEAHIVAGTYDVIAEVDAPEVYNVLEAVSSGIQALEGITDTKTYIAMG from the coding sequence ATGGTTCACGCGTTTATCATGATCAAAACGGCCGCCGGAGAGTCCGAGGGGCTGCTCGCGGCGATCAGGGACCTCGAGTCCGTCTCGGAGGCCCACATCGTCGCCGGCACCTACGACGTCATCGCCGAAGTCGACGCCCCCGAAGTCTACAACGTGCTCGAGGCCGTCTCCTCGGGCATCCAGGCGCTCGAGGGCATAACCGATACGAAGACGTACATCGCGATGGGGTAG
- a CDS encoding DUF7522 family protein translates to MPTGILTDDTAEQIVTTCRTAVGDSLRSVTYFTRDDYEQVYLREDLERDADLSTFIGHEWRGFKTAQTAYDGSELGDYNYTIRVFDNGFLIRVTTDSEGVFATTDGLTVKDFEEVATALRSFLSDRRVN, encoded by the coding sequence ATGCCTACAGGAATACTTACCGACGATACCGCGGAGCAGATCGTGACAACCTGTCGGACTGCGGTCGGCGATAGCCTGCGATCGGTTACGTACTTCACCCGCGACGATTACGAGCAGGTGTATCTCCGCGAGGACTTAGAGCGCGACGCCGACCTCTCGACGTTCATCGGCCACGAGTGGCGCGGCTTCAAGACGGCACAAACCGCCTACGACGGCTCCGAACTGGGCGACTACAACTACACCATTCGGGTCTTCGATAACGGCTTTCTGATCCGCGTGACCACCGACAGCGAGGGCGTCTTCGCGACGACGGACGGGCTCACGGTCAAGGATTTCGAAGAAGTCGCGACGGCGCTCCGTTCGTTCTTGAGCGATCGCAGGGTCAACTAA